One genomic segment of Bombus vancouverensis nearcticus chromosome 11, iyBomVanc1_principal, whole genome shotgun sequence includes these proteins:
- the LOC143303314 gene encoding uncharacterized protein LOC143303314 isoform X1, producing MKPLSKDKKNSIICLCDKGLSLRQIAEKCGISHAIVARIRIKYVALENWNYFYDTFSSTVDHNENLTTVQKFQHLRSSITGRVARSIQSLELTEANYSIDLNTLKEKFDCHLRICMRHWELIRNYPEMKKETPEAIEDLLETVSVNLKALEKLGEPVTSNVMIIELLASKLPSSSMRKWQRTLPNKRVHSYQHLIDFLQTRANGNQLLSKVKETKGSTHKHDRHRQNVPHERTFTTTSRTLVCPTCKGFHEIKHCKVFKTKSATKCFQIVKRASLCTNCLGKGHSLTQCTAGSCHICGQRHHTYLHREQTQVISRSWSGRSSSSVVEQSVVE from the coding sequence ATGAAGCCACTTagtaaagataaaaagaacagTATTATTTGTTTGTGTGATAAAGGTTTATCGTTGCGGCAAATTGCAGAGAAATGTGGTATCAGTCATGCGATAGTTGCAAGAATAAGAATAAAGTATGTTGCCCTCGAAAACTGGAACTATTTCTATGACACATTCTCATCCACAGTGGACCACAATGAAAATTTAACAACGGTCCAAAAGTTCCAACATCTTCGATCATCCATAACTGGAAGGGTCGCGCGGAGTATCCAATCATTGGAACTCACAGAAGCCAATTACTCGATCGATCTTAACACGTTGAAGGAGAAATTTGACTGTCACCTCAGGATCTGTATGCGTCATTGGGAGTTGATACGCAATTATCCCGAAATGAAGAAGGAAACTCCAGAAGCCATAGAAGATTTGCTGGAAACCGTCAGCGTAAATCTCAAGGCGCTCGAAAAATTAGGTGAGCCTGTAACATCAAATGTGATGATTATCGAGTTGCTCGCGTCGAAATTACCTTCGTCCAGCATGCGTAAGTGGCAGCGCACATTACCAAACAAAAGAGTGCACTCCTACCAACATCTGATAGATTTTCTGCAAACACGGGCAAACGGAAATCAACTCCTCTCTAAAGTAAAGGAGACAAAAGGGTCAACCCATAAACATGACCGTCACCGACAAAACGTACCGCATGAGCGAACCTTCACTACAACCAGCAGGACGTTGGTGTGTCCGACCTGCAAAGGATTCCATGAAATAAAACACTGTAAGGTCTTCAAAACTAAATCGGCAACGAAATGTTTTCAAATCGTAAAAAGGGCATCGCTATGTACAAACTGCCTAGGCAAAGGACATTCGCTTACACAATGTACAGCGGGTTCGTGTCATATATGCGGGCAACGCCATCATACTTACCTACATAGAGAACAAACTCAAGTCATTTCACGGTCGTGGAGCGGTCGGTCGTCGAGCAGTGTTGTCGAGCAGTCGGTCGTCGAGTAA
- the LOC143303314 gene encoding uncharacterized protein LOC143303314 isoform X2 codes for MGIQRYGHTARSIRKRHKLKTTIGFIEGLNNGAWALDGQTMKDGAQVSGRNSGNVRSCDVGAQSL; via the exons ATGGGCATACAACGATACGGACATACTGCGAGGAGTATCCGAAAGAGACACAAATTGAAGACTACAATTGG gtttattgagggtctgaATAATGGTGCGTGGGCCTTGGACGGTCAGACAATGAAGGACGGTGCACAGGTATCAGGACGTAACAG CGGTAACGTCAGGTCTTGTGATGTGGGAGCTCAGTCGCTCTAA